The Spirulina subsalsa PCC 9445 region GCGGCCTCGGTGGAAGAAATGAATAGTTCTATCCAAGGGGTGGCGCAAAATGCCGATGATATGACGGCGGCCTCGGAAGAAACGACCTCCTCGATTAATGAAATGGCGGCCTCGATTGAACAGGTTTCCGCCAGTACCGAGAATTTAACCGCGACGGTGGAAGATGTAGCCAGTTCCATTGAAGAAATGGCGCAGTCTATCCAAGGGGTAGCCCAAAATAGCGAAAGAATCACCGAAGCGGCAACCAATGCGGCTACCAGTGCCGAACAACTGGACCGTTCCATTCGCTCGGTGTCTACCTTAACCCAAAAGGCTGATGAACTGACCCAACGCATGGCGCGGGATGCGGAAGTGGGAGGCGCAACGGTTGAAAAGGCGATTCAAGGTTTAGGACGAGTGCGCCAGTCCATGGTGCAGTCGGCTGATGTGATTCGGGATATGGGGAAGCGGACGACGGAAATTAGTTCCATTGTGGACACGATTAATTTAATCGCTGAACGGACGAATTTATTGTCTCTCAATGCTTCCATTGAAGCGGCCCGGGCTGGAGAGGCAGGGCGGGGCTTTGCGGTGGTGGCGGAGGAAATTCGCAATCTGGCAGACCGGGCGGCTCAAGCGACTTCTGATATTGGGATGATTATTAAGGGGTTACAAAATGTGGTGCAGGAGGCGGTGAATACATCTAGCGAGGGGGTGCGAGTTGCTGAAGATAGTGGGCGTTTGGCAGAAGATGGGGCGCAGGGGTTGAAAAAAATCCTGGATGGGGTGGAAGAAACGACGAAGTTGGTGGGTCAAATTTCTAGTGCTTCGGAAGAGCAGTTAGTGGCCGGGCAAACGGTGGTGACGGCGATTAATGCTACTGTCGCCCAAGCGAAAGAAGTAAGCAGGGCAACGATTGAACAGGCGAAGGCGTCGGAACGGATTGTTCAATCGACCCAACAAATGCGTCAGATTAGCCAACAGGTGAATCAGGCGATGCGGGAACAGTCCCGGGCGGCGCGAGATGTGATTAAGGCGGCGCAAAATACAAATAATTTGGC contains the following coding sequences:
- a CDS encoding methyl-accepting chemotaxis protein codes for the protein MAKNRQAAKAPKPNNGKGLASSPDLNPLMAATAAQMTQGVQDLSSVLTQLDQDNHKQTQTLEEATTSIVEIATSLKDTANQAQSVADSTEQMVSSINEIAASVEQVTGSSTELATAIRQVSTSITESSTNTKNVAETSQDMAASAQQVTASMTEIAASIKSVSNDTENLASAVNQTAASVEEMNSSIQGVAQNADDMTAASEETTSSINEMAASIEQVSASTENLTATVEDVASSIEEMAQSIQGVAQNSERITEAATNAATSAEQLDRSIRSVSTLTQKADELTQRMARDAEVGGATVEKAIQGLGRVRQSMVQSADVIRDMGKRTTEISSIVDTINLIAERTNLLSLNASIEAARAGEAGRGFAVVAEEIRNLADRAAQATSDIGMIIKGLQNVVQEAVNTSSEGVRVAEDSGRLAEDGAQGLKKILDGVEETTKLVGQISSASEEQLVAGQTVVTAINATVAQAKEVSRATIEQAKASERIVQSTQQMRQISQQVNQAMREQSRAARDVIKAAQNTNNLAGQVRKAANEQAKGATQIMQAIEMMRRGIGTTSRALQEQSVAGDQISQEAERLVRLINTVTQSMQEQTTSALQLNKATDSMRVQSEQVAKAMREQNRAIQDMMLSSQNIVKQIRLISASNLEHSAVASRVQQLVRDVQLFSSRGSQGLQESKTLVNQQLSMIRNVGNQ